A region of Desulfolithobacter dissulfuricans DNA encodes the following proteins:
- the ltrA gene encoding group II intron reverse transcriptase/maturase, with translation MVDVWYSLYDRMLSRENLVKAFYKVKSSKGAAGIDGQSIDDFAGSLATNIDHLLTELQDKSYQPLAARRVEIPKPNGGKRLLGIPAVRDRVVQQALLDILQPIFDRDFHPSSYGYRPGRSCHQAISKATMFIRTYERKWVVDMDLSKCFDTLNHDLILASFRRRVSDGSILGLLEKFLKSGVLTGDGWQASEVGSPQGGVISPLIANVYLDSFDQFMKNRGHRIVRYADDILILCQSKSAAENALNQASRYLEEELLLTVNQEKTHISHSLKGIKFLGVCIHSVMTRIQRGKVRAFKAKVKAMTRRNSPVNLEKVIADLNRLLRGFANYFRIANCKGEFSRLMRWIRRRLRAVQLKLWKKPRRLHRRLRQLGYRGEFKSIKMDSWANAASPLSHYALPNSCLHGEMGLFDLASVQTGISVSV, from the coding sequence ATGGTTGACGTCTGGTACAGCCTATATGATCGAATGCTGAGCCGGGAGAACCTGGTCAAGGCATTCTACAAGGTGAAATCCTCGAAAGGAGCTGCCGGTATAGACGGCCAGTCCATCGATGATTTTGCCGGATCACTTGCGACCAATATCGATCATCTCCTGACGGAACTGCAGGACAAGAGCTACCAGCCGCTGGCCGCGCGACGGGTGGAGATCCCGAAGCCGAACGGCGGGAAACGGCTACTCGGCATACCTGCAGTCCGTGACCGTGTGGTACAGCAGGCCCTGCTGGATATACTTCAACCAATATTTGACCGCGATTTCCATCCGTCGAGCTACGGCTACCGTCCTGGTCGGAGTTGTCACCAGGCAATCAGCAAAGCCACGATGTTCATCCGGACGTACGAGCGGAAATGGGTAGTGGACATGGATCTGTCGAAATGCTTCGACACGTTGAACCATGACCTGATCCTTGCCTCGTTCCGTCGCCGGGTCAGTGATGGAAGTATTCTTGGTCTGCTGGAGAAGTTTTTGAAAAGCGGAGTTCTGACAGGAGATGGTTGGCAGGCCAGCGAGGTCGGCAGTCCGCAGGGCGGAGTTATCAGCCCGTTGATTGCCAACGTATACCTTGATTCCTTCGATCAGTTTATGAAGAATCGTGGCCACCGCATCGTCCGCTATGCGGACGACATCCTGATCCTGTGCCAGTCAAAGAGCGCAGCCGAAAATGCACTGAACCAGGCCAGTCGTTATCTTGAAGAAGAACTGCTGTTGACCGTCAACCAGGAAAAGACCCATATAAGCCACAGCCTCAAAGGGATTAAATTTCTCGGAGTTTGTATCCACTCCGTGATGACCCGAATACAGCGAGGCAAGGTGAGGGCCTTCAAGGCGAAGGTCAAGGCGATGACCCGGCGTAACTCCCCGGTGAACCTTGAGAAGGTGATAGCCGATCTCAACCGGTTGCTGAGGGGTTTTGCCAACTACTTTCGGATAGCGAACTGCAAGGGAGAGTTTTCTCGGCTGATGAGGTGGATCAGAAGACGGCTGCGTGCTGTTCAGTTGAAGCTGTGGAAAAAGCCGCGCAGGCTACACCGCAGACTGAGACAGCTGGGCTATAGAGGAGAGTTCAAAAGTATCAAGATGGACTCCTGGGCCAATGCAGCAAGTCCACTGAGCCATTATGCCCTTCCCAACAGCTGCCTGCATGGGGAAATGGGGCTCTTTGACCTCGCATCTGTACAGACCGGAATTTCTGTTTCAGTATGA